The Salvelinus fontinalis isolate EN_2023a chromosome 31, ASM2944872v1, whole genome shotgun sequence genome has a window encoding:
- the LOC129829853 gene encoding G-patch domain and KOW motifs-containing protein-like produces MASSQHEQYCSNVDTSTSSVQQQGDRKAGAISFGFSKTLSKFKSTRDEAIDADERDYLTGVDGKELLSTKPVEKPKELIIPLIQRNRWCSRQENKAGLVQGQGDGGGVKAKTQPPSQEQDSVESQAVKEIIEESQRQLDQWKNGDQADPNLTIPLLMQNQAPQGFEDGDHIKVDLRPESSTEADYDSVPVEAYGLAMLKGMGWKAGEGIGRTFKQDVKPIEHQLRPKGLGLGADRSSIRDLEPSGPRRPPKPGDERKEETLILGPGGHVLVESGAHKDLYGKIEGVDPDNARVVVKLAIGSKTVTISQYALKLVDRTEYDKNCKDLSRLSRAHKEKEKEKERQRREEEKERNNEDERKKGRSSERDRDGGKDQRKRKHRDSSQDRVKPMAKLPPASPPWLQRDLKVRFVDKAFKGGRYYNSKMRIEDVLTPNICVCRTEEGRFLDDVKQTMLETIVPKSDSEDIMVVLGEHRGQVGRILQRDRDRSRAMVQLDRYEEKVFTLDYDSICHYVGGGDN; encoded by the exons ATGGCGTCGTCGCAACATGAACaatactgcagtaatgttgatacTTCAACATCTAGTGTTCAACAGCAAGGAGATAGAAAAGCAGGGGCTATATCTTTTGGTTTTAGCAAAACTTTAAGTAAATTTAAATCTACTCGGGATGAAGCTATAGATGCAGATGAGCGAGATTATTTAACCGGAGTCGATGGGAAAGAATTGCTAAG TACCAAGCCTGTGGAGAAGCCGAAGGAGCTGATCATTCCACTCATCCAAAGGAACCGCTGGTGCAGCAGGCAGGAAAACAAAGCTGGCCTGGTCCAGGGGCAAGGTGATGGAGGAGGGGTTAAAGCCAAAACACAACCCCCCTCTCAGGAGCAGGACTCCGTGGAATCACAGGCTGTCAAAGAAATTATTGAAG AATCCCAGAGGCAGCTTGACCAGTGGAAAAATGGGGACCAGGCAGACCCCAACCTCACCATCCCCCTGCTGATGCAGAACCAGGCTCCACAGGGGTTTGAGGATGGAGACCACATCAAGGTGGACCTGCGACCAGAGTCT TCCACAGAGGCAGACTATGACAGTGTTCCTGTCGAGGCGTACGGGTTAGCCATGCTGAAGGGGATGGGCTGGAAGGCAGGAGAGGGAATTGGACGGACCTTCAAACA AGATGTGAAGCCTATAGAGCACCAGCTGAGGCCTAAGGGTCTTGGTCTGGGAGCTGATCGCTCTTCCATAAGAGACCTGGAGCCCAGTGGGCCCCGGAGGCCCCCCAAGCCAGGCGATGAGCGGAAGGAGGAGACCCTCATCCTGGGGCCTGGAGGCCATGTACTGGTTGAGTCTGGAGCACACAAGGACCTTTACGGGAAG ATCGAAGGGGTTGATCCGGACAATGCACGAGTAGTGGTCAAGCTCGCAATTGGTAGCAAGACAGTGACAATCAGTCAATATGCACTGAAACTGGTTGACCGCACAGAATATGACAAAAACTGCAAAGACCTTA GTCGCCTCAGCAGGGCCCACaaagaaaaggagaaagagaaggaacgGCAGAGACGGGAAGAGGAGAAAGAAAGGAATAATGAAGATGAGAGGAAGAAAGGTAGATCttctgagagggacagagatggagggaaggaccAAAGAAAAAGGAAACATCGGGATTCAAGTCAGGACAG AGTGAAGCCTATGGCGAAGCTACCCCCTGCTTCTCCCCCCTGGCTCCAGAGAGACCTGAAAGTTCGCTTTGTAGATAAAGCTTTCAAAGGGGGAAGATACTACAATTCAAAG ATGCGAATAGAGGATGTCTTGACGCCAAACATCTGTGTGTGTCGTACTGAGGAAGGCAGATTCTTAGATG ATGTTAAACAGACAATGCTAGAGACCATTGTGCCAAAGAGTGACTCGGAGGACATAATGGTTGTACTCGGTGAACACAGAGGGCAG GTGGGCCGCATCCTCCAGAGGGACAGAGACCGAAGCAGAGCCATGGTGCAGCTGGACAGATATGAGGAGAAAGTCTTCACCCTGGACTATGACTCCATCTGCCATTATGTAGGAGGGGGAGATAACTGA
- the LOC129829855 gene encoding mitochondrial import inner membrane translocase subunit Tim17-B-like isoform X1 — MCHHTAGTATTNMEEYAREPCPWRIVDDCGGAFTMGTIGGGVFQSIKGFRNAPVGFQHRLKGSANAVRIRAPQIGGSFAVWGGLFSTIDCGLVHIRGKEDPWNSITSGAMTGAVLAARSGPLAMMGSAMMGGILLALIEGFGILLTRYTAQQFQNPSPFVYDPSQLPPKDASQQQTGFQ, encoded by the exons ATGTGTCATCACACAGCCGGAACAGCAACAACAAACATGGAGGAATATGCCCGTGAACCTTG TCCCTGGAGAATAGTAGATGATTGTGGTGGTGCATTCACCATGGGGACAATTGGCGGAGGGGTATTCCAATCAATCAAGGGCTTCCGGAACGCTCCTGTG GGCTTTCAGCACAGACTAAAAGGTAGTGCCAATGCTGTGAGAATAAGAGCTCCACAGATCGGCG GTAGCTTTGCTGTGTGGGGTGGACTTTTCTCAACGATCGACTGTGGTCTGGTCCATATTCGAGGGAAAGAGGATCCCTGGAACTCTATAACTAGTGGAGCGATGACTGGGGCAGTCCTGGCTGCACGCA GTGGGCCCTTGGCTATGATGGGGTCAGCTATGATGGGGGGCATCCTACTGGCCCTGATCGAGGGCTTTGGGATCCTTCTCACCAGATACACAGCACAGCAGTTTCAGAACC CGAGTCCCTTTGTGTATGACCCCAGCCAGCTTCCTCCGAAGGATGCCAGCCAACAGCAGACTGGGTTCCAGTAG
- the LOC129829855 gene encoding mitochondrial import inner membrane translocase subunit Tim17-B-like isoform X2, whose product MTQPGHYSIFQRPWRIVDDCGGAFTMGTIGGGVFQSIKGFRNAPVGFQHRLKGSANAVRIRAPQIGGSFAVWGGLFSTIDCGLVHIRGKEDPWNSITSGAMTGAVLAARSGPLAMMGSAMMGGILLALIEGFGILLTRYTAQQFQNPSPFVYDPSQLPPKDASQQQTGFQ is encoded by the exons atgacccagccgggtcattacagtATCTTTCAACG TCCCTGGAGAATAGTAGATGATTGTGGTGGTGCATTCACCATGGGGACAATTGGCGGAGGGGTATTCCAATCAATCAAGGGCTTCCGGAACGCTCCTGTG GGCTTTCAGCACAGACTAAAAGGTAGTGCCAATGCTGTGAGAATAAGAGCTCCACAGATCGGCG GTAGCTTTGCTGTGTGGGGTGGACTTTTCTCAACGATCGACTGTGGTCTGGTCCATATTCGAGGGAAAGAGGATCCCTGGAACTCTATAACTAGTGGAGCGATGACTGGGGCAGTCCTGGCTGCACGCA GTGGGCCCTTGGCTATGATGGGGTCAGCTATGATGGGGGGCATCCTACTGGCCCTGATCGAGGGCTTTGGGATCCTTCTCACCAGATACACAGCACAGCAGTTTCAGAACC CGAGTCCCTTTGTGTATGACCCCAGCCAGCTTCCTCCGAAGGATGCCAGCCAACAGCAGACTGGGTTCCAGTAG